From the Candidatus Abyssobacteria bacterium SURF_5 genome, the window TCCCGGCGCAAGCCGGTACTGGTGTGGAAGGGTGGTATCACCGCCACCGGCAAATCGGCGGCCGCGACGCATACCGGTTCGATCGCGGGTAATGAGCAGATATTCACGTCGGCCATGCGGCAGGCGGGAGCGATCATCGTGCCGGATTTGCACCAGATGCTCCGGCTGCTTCGCATTTTGCAGCCGCAATTCCAGTTGCCCGGTTCGCGTATGGCCATCTTTTCCCCTGGCGGCGGCAACAGCGTGAGCATCTCCGACATTTTTTCCCTGCAGCCCGGCCTGAGCCTCTCCCGCCTGACGGCAGAAACGCAGGATAAGCTTCGCTCGCTCTTGCCCGAGGAGAACGTGGACGTAAAGAACCCGATCGATCCGGGCGCAGTTGGCATGATGCGGCTCAATCAGCTCATAGAGGCCGTGGGCGCCGACCCGAACATCGATTCCCTTCTTGTGCTGGTCGCGGCGGACTATCTTTCGAATATAAAGAGCGAGGAGAGCCGTGTGCTGGCAGTCGAGATGATTACGGATATGCTCGCCACCTATACGACGAGAATTCAGAAACCGGTCTTCGCGCTCCTGCAGCAGCAGCGCCAGAACCACGAGGATTTTGATCGTTACCGCCGCGTCATGGTTTCCAAAATGAATGAAAAGGGGATCCCCTGGATCGATGGCTCGTTCAGAGAAGTCGCCGAGGTGTTTTCCCTGCTCGCGCGCTACAAAAACTATCGCACGAGCGAGAGGGCCTGACGTCATCTGGATTCACAACTTTTTGAATTGGTGGAATGTGCTCCCGGGACAAGAACCAGCCGACCCAGTCAGAAACGGAAAAGGCGGCCCGAAGACCGCCCTTTTACTTTCGGATTACGACTTGCCTGATTGATTTCTGACCCGCTATCTCAACTCTGACAATGCCTCCAATGCCCGCTCCCTAAGCAGTTGGAACTTGGTGGCGCGTGCCAAATCTTCAATGGCAGGCGCGGCTTCACCCGCCTGAAGCTTCACCAGCGCCTCAATCGCGGCAGATTGCACCATTTCCAGCGGCGGCATCACGCCCGGCAAAGGAGCGTCTTCCGACGAGATCAACGGGCTTTCTCGCCTAAGGATTAAAATCAGGAGAGGCGCCGCCTCATCCTTTTTGCCGGCCCCAAGACCGTCAATGGCCTCAGTCAATTCGATCCAATTCACCTTCGCCTGCGGAGCATCCACGACGACGCGAATCGACTGCAGCAGCTTATCGTCATCGGGTTTCGTGTTGGCCGTTTCGGCAGCCAAACCGGCAGGCAACAAGAGAAGCAGACACATTGCGAAAAAAGCGTTCATCCTCATTCTTTTCACCCTTTCCCTTCGCCTGCGGTCACGGATTGGTCGACCAATTATAGAGAAACTCGTCGCTCTCGTACGGAATGATGTGTGAATCGATATCCATCTTTGTGCTCAGAACCGAGCATGGCCCGCCGGTGCTGTAATATATCTGTCCCCTCATGTAATCGAGGGCCGTGTTCATATAGTTTTCTCTGAACCCGTAGAGCTGAGTCCCGCTCTTATTACCGTAAGGCAGCGCCGTGAACGTATCGGGCCACGGGCCGGTCCCGAAAGAAAGGTCATAAAGGTACAGGTTGCCGCCGTATTCGAGAAAATTGATGCAGTGGCCGTCATATGGAGCGAAAAATTCATAGGCGCGCCTGGTCTCCACAAAAACGTCGTCGCTGGAAGAACTATCACCCAGATACAGCGGGCAGGGGTAAACGGCATCAACCTCGCGGATTTTCTGCGAGCTGAAGGTTGGCTCGGTGCGTCCGACACCCGCCGAGAAGATAATCATGCTGTTCCATTTGTATTCCGCGCCGGAATCAGCATCTTTCAGGATATAGCAACTGCGGGCGACGTGAACGCCTTGCGTGCCGCACGCGTCGTAGAAGACCTCTTTCATTCCGCCGCACATGCCATCCCTCGAACAAAGGATTTCGGCGGTATCCCAGCCGGACGCGCCGTATTTGATGACTCCCGTCGCGGCGAAACCGGCCATGATCGCATCGGCAATGGCCTTGTCATCGTCCGGAAGTCCCAGGCACCAGTCGGTGGTCCATTCAACCAGCGGACGATAGACCGGAGAGGTGATCGGGGCTGCGTTCAGTCCGTATATCGCATGAGTAGAGGTTCCAATTTTTCTAACCGGGTCTGCTCCAATCTTGTAACCCCACGTCCATGAAACCTCATTCACCGCGATCTCATCGGGAAGAGGGTCGGGCGGAGACATTGTTATCCAGTCTGAAGTCGAACCGCTGAACGTCACCAGCGTGGCAGGTAATCCGCCCAAACTGCCTTTAGCTCCGACCATCGCTTCAGTCACAGTTCCCCATCGAACATACCATTTAACTTTGATTTCAAGATGAGCGCCCCGAACGTACGCGGCCGGATTGTTGAGACCGGTGGACAAGTTGAATTCCGGGGTTAGTATGGGGGAATATGTGCATGGATCGTACATCGTGATGGCGCCGGAGCCCGGTCCCCAGTTGAAATTGATGAGATACGGAACAATCTGTGGTCCGGCGCCCGCCGCCTCCTCTTCAATTTCGAACGCGGAAACTGGATTATGAAACAATAGGAGACCGCAAATCAGAATGAGGAAAAAGAATCCCTGTTCCTTGCGCACAACGGACTCCTTTCACCTTTTCTTCTTACAACGAAAACGTTTGCCCCATCCACAAAACCGCCTTCCTGACGCACAAGCGATGGACTGGAAAAGGCACGCGATTCTTTCTCCACAGGCAGCATGGAACGTGCCCGCGCGCAGGAAAGAAGGCGGCAAAAGTATACCGGCCGAGGCATACATTGTCAAGTTAAATGGTTGTCAAATTGTAACTCTGAGGTGTTGCTCTTCGGAAAAAAAGGGCTCATCTGACTAAGAACGGGATATGAAAACCGGAGAGGAAGGTTCTGTTAGCTCGCGCCAATCCCATTTGGACAGGGTGCATGGCCGGGATTTCATCTGCCCCACTCTTGCGCTTCTCCCCCAAATGTCCAGTCCCGGTGCGCGGGAGGGCAGATGATCTCGGAACGGGACACCACCGCGTAAGGATATGCGAAGGCCTCGGCATCATGTAGAATCTGTTCGGGCGGCGCATCCCCCTCATACGGGGCAATCATGAGGGAGAACTTTTCTGTCCGGCCGTTGTAAGAGGGGGCCGAAGGATCGAGATGATCGGCCATTTTCACTGCCATATATCTTCCCAGGCCGGAATGGGCGGTTGCATAATTCAATTGCTTGCCATAGTAGCTGCCAAAAGGGTTGAGGAAAATACGCGTTGTTCCTCCCGACCCGGCTCGCGTACGCATCGGGCAAAAGGCGAAGGAGGAATTGACGTCCGCAGACTGGGCTACGAGGAGGCCCTTCTTGCCGTCGGACACGGCGACCCAGGCGTTCGTGATGTGGTTGTTGAACGAATCGATCGACGAGTTCCTGGAAAATTCGCCGTAATTCAATTTGTAGTGACTGATGTGACCGCAGTAGTTGTGCTTCCAGATCCTGAGCGGCGTTTCAGCGCGGCCGAGCAAAGCCGGGCGCAGCTCGCAGGGGATTACCTCGCGCCAGTTGTTGTCGTATCGGGTTTGCAGTTTGCGCGCCTTTCGCTTGCTGTAATTGTCCGATTTCGTCGGCGGATACTGGATGCGCACGTTAATATACAAGTATGGGAGGCCGGCGGCCATAAGGAGTTCCCGCTCAATACGAACGGATTGCGCGGCCGCAATAGGAAATTCAGCGACGGCCCGAGCGAATGCGATCAGCCCTTTGGCCAGTACCGCCGATTCAACGAGGCGCCATGCCGAAGCTTCGACCGTTTGGTCGGCGTACGTGACAGCACTGCGAAGAAATGTGCCGGAGGAAAATTCCAGGTCGCCCAACCGGAGGCTGGTGGGATGAAGCCGCTTATCCATGGAGAGCGCGAGGAATTCATTTTGCAGGTCATTTCCCTTCAATGAAGCCGGTGTCCATGGGTGCATGTATTCAGGACTGCTCGAAAACGAAAGATGGAAATCTTTTCTTTCTTTCCCATCCATTTGATCCAAGAATATCAGATCATGAGTGGCCGGCGATTCCCGCTCGCGAAGCGCCAGAAGCGCGCACGGGCATTCATTCCCGCTGGAGGAGAGCAGTTGCGCAGCAGTTGCGCCGCCGGGAAGTGCGAGTTTCACCCTCA encodes:
- a CDS encoding HEAT repeat domain-containing protein is translated as MNAFFAMCLLLLLPAGLAAETANTKPDDDKLLQSIRVVVDAPQAKVNWIELTEAIDGLGAGKKDEAAPLLILILRRESPLISSEDAPLPGVMPPLEMVQSAAIEALVKLQAGEAAPAIEDLARATKFQLLRERALEALSELR